In one window of Denticeps clupeoides chromosome 2, fDenClu1.1, whole genome shotgun sequence DNA:
- the LOC114784491 gene encoding transmembrane protein 100-like, whose product MGCSPGHLPSQGPAEAPPPEHFSTLERLAQATGGTEKSWYRCVFPFGVISLVIGMAGTGVTFTFNTLPQTKVVSLLLLAVGLLLLLVAVACWRVHRTRRRKKKKEGGFFTSEQGTL is encoded by the coding sequence ATGGGCTGCTCCCCGGGCCATCTCCCCAGCCAGGGCCCGGCCGAAGCGCCCCCGCCCGAGCACTTCTCCACGCTGGAGCGCCTGGCCCAGGCCACGGGGGGGACGGAGAAGTCCTGGTACCGCTGCGTCTTCCCCTTCGGCGTCATCTCCCTGGTGATCGGCATGGCCGGCACCGGAGTCACCTTCACCTTCAACACGCTGCCCCAGACCAAGGTGGTGTCCCTCCTGCTGCTGGCCGTgggcctgctgctcctgctggtgGCGGTGGCCTGCTGGAGGGTCCACCGGACCAGgaggagaaagaagaagaaggaagggGGCTTCTTCACCTCTGAGCAGGGGACTCTGTGA
- the ghdc gene encoding GH3 domain-containing protein yields the protein MAAELRRNALRLSCVAALLAVTVAAVKSSVEGASLVCVLSLGAMIYLGTGLRWTLKGQSRSLGDLVALRVARKAVAWVGRRQRVRLEADTRDVRRAQEETLLKRLRRGADTWYGKQHQFSSIQDCETFRQRHPVTGYDHYSELVERVAAGEERVLTADKPLVLAMTSGTSGTSNMLLSTKDTSTEFFMQGVAVCLDVMQRAFPATAGAQRTAKFFYMPAFRQSAAGVPIGPNSSSPAASRHLLRLYTTPAPAFRVPGERDALYLHLLFALKDASVGTLESNFASTIFYAFRTLQERWVELVDDVESGRIAAGLDLQPEVRSALEKLTGPDPGRGAELRAQFLRGFEGIALRLWPHLNLVLTVDSGSNQIYGERLRRHCCKGVPFYSPFYAATEGLIGVNLWPLDDRRRYLLCPRSMFCEFLPEGSLEAEQPNTVLMHQAQQGHSYELVLTNAAGLYRYRIGDVVKVVGFHNQCPLVEFQYRRGQMLNVRGEKVSEAAFLAALKRTVDQWPAARLVDYGCAESGILGEESGGAQPHYHVFLELSGVRNLTEEQRDKLDHSLQEDSAVYRSFRFKGSIGPMRVQLVKEGTFQELKGLMTASSGTSPNTFKMHRVIRRKDCASFLLGKTIS from the exons ATGGCGGCGGAGCTGCGCCGCAACGCCCTGCGGCTGTCCTGCGTCGCCGCGCTACTCGCGGTGACGGTCGCCGCCGTGAAAAGTTCGG TGGAAGGGGCTTCTCTCGTCTGCGTCCTGTCTCTGGGCGCCATGATCTACCTGGGGACGGGCCTCCGGTGGACGCTGAAGGGACAGAGCCGGTCCCTGGGGGACCTGGTGGCGCTGCGTGTGGCCAGGAAGGCGGTGGCCTGGGTGGGCCGGCGACAGAGGGTCCGTCTGGAGGCCGACACGCGGGACGTCCGGCGGGCCCAGGAGGAGACTCTCCTCAAGCGTCTCCGCCGGGGTGCCGACACGTGGTACGGAAAGCAGCATCAGTTCAGTTCCATTCAAG ATTGCGAGACGTTCCGCCAGCGCCACCCCGTTACGGGTTACGATCACTATAGCGAACTGGTGGAGCGCGTGGCCGCGGGCGAAGAGCGGGTCCTGACCGCGGACAAGCCCCTCGTCCTGGCCATGACGTCGGGGACGTCCGGCACGAGCAACATGCTGCTCAGCACCAAGGACACCAGCACCGAGTTCTTCATGCAG GGCGTGGCCGTCTGCTTGGACGTGATGCAGAGGGCGTTTCCCGCCACTGCCGGCGCCCAGCGCACCGCCAAGTTCTTCTACATGCCCGCCTTCCGCCAGTCGGCAGCGGGCGTCCCCATCGGGCCCAACTCGTCCAGCCCGGCCGCGTCGCGCCACCTGCTCCGCCTCTACACCACGCCCGCGCCCGCCTTCCGGGTGCCCGGCGAGCGGGACGCGCTCTACCTCCACCTCCTGTTCGCCCTGAAGGACGCCAGCGTGGGAACTCTGGAGTCCAACTTCGCCTCCACCATCTTCTACGCCTTCAGAACCCTCCAG GAGCGCTGGGTGGAGCTGGTGGACGACGTGGAGTCGGGCCGCATCGCCGCCGGCCTGGACCTGCAGCCCGAGGTCCGCTCCGCCCTGGAGAAGCTGACCGGGCCGGACCCCGGCAGGGGGGCGGAGCTGCGGGCCCAGTTCCTGCGGGGGTTCGAGGGCATCGCGCTGCGCCTGTGGCCCCACCTCAACCTGGTCCTGACCGTGGACTCCGGGTCCAACCAGATCTACGGGGAGAGGCTGAGGCGGCACTGCTGCAAGGGCGTTCCGTTCTATTCTCCGTTTTACGCCGCTACGGAAG GCCTGATAGGCGTGAACCTGTGGCCACTCGACGACCGGAGACGCTACCTTCTGTGCCCGCGCTCCATGTTCTGCGAGTTCCTGCCGGAGGGCAGTCTGGAGGCGGAGCAACCGAACACCGTCCTGATGCACCAGGCGCAGCAGGGCCACAGTTACGAGCTGGTGCTCACCAACGCAGCCGGACTTTACAG GTACCGTATCGGGGACGTAGTGAAAGTGGTCGGCTTCCATAACCAGTGTCCGCTGGTGGAGTTCCAGTACAG GCGCGGCCAGATGCTGAACGTGCGGGGCGAGAAGGTCTCGGAGGCCGCGTTCCTCGCCGCTCTGAAGCGCACCGTGGACCAGTGGCCCGCTGCCAGGCTTGTGGACTACGGCTGTGCCGAGAGCGGCATTCTGG GGGAGGAGTCTGGCGGGGCACAGCCACATTACCACGTGTTCCTCGAGCTCAGCGGCGTCAGGAATCTGACAGAAGAACAGAGAGACAAG CTGGACCACAGTCTTCAGGAGGACTCGGCCGTGTACAGGTCGTTCCGGTTCAAAGGCAGCATCGGGCCAATGCGAGTGCAGCTGGTGAAGGAGGGGACCTTTCAGGAGCTGAAGGGGCTGATGACGGCCTCCTCCGGCACGTCCCCCAACACGTTCAAGATGCACCGCGTCATCCGCAGGAAGGACTGCGCCAGCTTCCTGCTGGGGAAGACCATCTCATGA